In Streptomyces sp. NBC_01707, a genomic segment contains:
- a CDS encoding VOC family protein — translation MTDSYKTRDAATLYVRTMTPRLDAIGITTADLAASLAFYRRLGLDIPAGADSAPHVEVTLPNGQRILWDTEEVIRSFEPGWAGSQGGDRVGLAFLCDSPAEVDAVYDDLTGAGYQGHLKPWDAVWGQRYAVVLDPDGCAVSLFASASQ, via the coding sequence ATGACCGATTCGTACAAGACCCGCGACGCGGCCACGCTCTACGTTCGGACCATGACTCCACGACTCGACGCGATCGGCATCACCACCGCGGATCTGGCCGCATCGCTCGCCTTCTACCGCCGGCTCGGGCTCGACATCCCCGCCGGAGCGGACTCCGCACCCCATGTCGAAGTGACCCTGCCGAACGGACAGCGCATCCTGTGGGACACCGAGGAGGTCATCCGCTCCTTCGAACCCGGGTGGGCCGGTTCGCAAGGAGGTGACCGGGTCGGGCTCGCGTTCCTCTGCGACAGCCCTGCGGAGGTGGACGCGGTGTACGACGACCTGACCGGCGCCGGCTACCAAGGCCATCTGAAGCCGTGGGACGCCGTGTGGGGGCAGCGTTACGCGGTCGTCCTCGACCCGGACGGCTGCGCGGTGTCGCTGTTCGCCAGCGCCTCGCAGTAG
- a CDS encoding helix-turn-helix domain-containing protein: MGERYAERESRFDGAIVWTRHVPQGPVRPVLPDGCMDLLWIDGRLVVAGPDTHAYEPSEGTGGRFTGIRFAPGTAPALLGVPAYELRDLRVDLADLWPGVQVRILTERIADAADPAVALESLALRRAADTGPPDPLMRSVAGQLAQGRSVAATAHTAGLGARQLHRRSLAAFGYGPKTLARVLRLQRALALVRTGLPYADAALAAGCTDQAHLAREMRELAGTTLSAYCEALANSDTAQPSGSRTTA; encoded by the coding sequence ATGGGCGAGAGGTACGCGGAGCGGGAGTCCCGGTTCGACGGGGCGATCGTCTGGACGCGGCACGTGCCGCAGGGGCCGGTCCGGCCCGTGCTGCCCGACGGCTGCATGGACCTGCTCTGGATCGACGGCCGGCTGGTCGTGGCGGGGCCCGACACCCATGCGTACGAACCCTCCGAGGGGACCGGCGGCCGGTTCACCGGCATCAGGTTCGCCCCCGGCACCGCCCCGGCGCTCCTCGGCGTACCGGCGTACGAACTGCGTGACCTGCGGGTCGACCTCGCCGATCTGTGGCCGGGCGTCCAGGTGCGGATACTCACCGAGCGCATTGCCGACGCCGCCGACCCCGCTGTCGCACTGGAGTCCCTGGCGCTGCGGCGGGCTGCCGACACCGGGCCGCCCGACCCGCTGATGCGGTCCGTCGCCGGGCAGCTCGCGCAGGGGCGGTCGGTCGCCGCCACCGCGCACACGGCCGGTCTCGGCGCCCGGCAGTTGCACCGCCGATCGCTGGCGGCCTTCGGCTACGGGCCCAAGACCCTGGCCCGGGTCCTGCGACTGCAGCGCGCACTGGCCCTCGTACGGACCGGCCTGCCCTACGCCGACGCGGCGCTCGCGGCGGGCTGCACCGACCAGGCGCACCTCGCGCGGGAGATGCGCGAGCTGGCCGGTACGACCCTGAGCGCCTACTGCGAGGCGCTGGCGAACAGCGACACCGCGCAGCCGTCCGGGTCGAGGACGACCGCGTAA
- a CDS encoding 3-hydroxyacyl-CoA dehydrogenase, producing MRIRIVGAGAMGRGIAQWAAAAGHTVELCDVRTEAVTAALDFVRSMLDRAVQKGRLSAEDCAATLERLVPLDDPWADGPDVELVIEAVREDLGTKAEVFGRLEQALPASAVFATNTSSLSVTRIAAALKDPTRLAGLHFFNPVPLMKIVEIVPGAATRPEIPPALTALVEGCGHRAVTVADTPGFLVNHAGRGLVTEALALLEESVADPAGIDRIARDVLGLRMGPFELMDLTGLDVTAAVIDSIWEGFRYADRLRPSYLTPNRVAAGLHGRKTGHGWFTYGSDAPAAAPEPPVSGDADRPVYVVGDAADSGAAELRAGLAAAGATVETGADPSADALVLVPVWGTTVAAAVAAYRLPAGRTFGVDPLPPAGRRRVLAVTAAADPAAARDARAVLARASEDDGEPYAVSVVRDTAGSVAQRLLASIVSVAASIAERSLATPADIDLAVTTGLGYPVGPLAWGDRIGADRMLELHRALHTTTGDPRHRPARWITERAQLGLALTDPGTSPGDCLG from the coding sequence ATGCGTATCAGGATCGTCGGCGCCGGAGCCATGGGCCGTGGCATCGCCCAGTGGGCCGCGGCCGCCGGACACACCGTCGAGCTGTGCGACGTACGCACCGAGGCGGTGACCGCGGCCCTCGACTTCGTACGGTCCATGCTGGACCGCGCCGTACAGAAGGGCCGGCTGTCCGCCGAGGACTGCGCCGCCACCCTGGAACGACTGGTTCCGCTCGATGATCCGTGGGCGGACGGACCGGACGTCGAGCTGGTCATCGAGGCGGTGCGGGAGGACCTCGGCACCAAGGCGGAGGTCTTCGGCCGGCTGGAGCAGGCGCTGCCCGCCTCGGCCGTGTTCGCGACCAACACCTCCTCCCTGTCGGTCACCCGGATCGCCGCGGCGCTGAAGGACCCGACTCGCCTGGCCGGGCTGCACTTCTTCAACCCGGTGCCCCTGATGAAGATCGTCGAGATCGTGCCGGGCGCGGCCACCCGCCCGGAGATCCCGCCGGCCCTCACCGCGCTCGTCGAGGGCTGCGGGCACCGGGCGGTGACGGTCGCCGACACCCCCGGTTTCCTCGTCAACCACGCCGGTCGCGGTCTGGTGACCGAGGCGCTCGCACTGCTGGAGGAGTCGGTCGCCGACCCGGCGGGCATCGACCGGATCGCGCGTGACGTGCTCGGTCTGCGGATGGGCCCGTTCGAGTTGATGGACCTCACAGGTCTGGATGTGACGGCCGCCGTCATCGACTCGATCTGGGAGGGCTTCCGGTACGCGGACCGGCTCCGGCCCTCGTACCTCACCCCGAACCGGGTGGCCGCGGGGCTGCACGGCCGCAAGACCGGGCACGGCTGGTTCACGTACGGATCCGACGCGCCCGCCGCCGCTCCGGAGCCGCCGGTCAGCGGCGATGCGGACCGTCCGGTGTACGTCGTCGGGGACGCCGCGGACTCCGGCGCGGCCGAGCTGCGGGCGGGACTGGCCGCTGCGGGCGCCACCGTCGAGACCGGCGCCGATCCGTCCGCCGACGCCCTGGTGCTGGTCCCGGTCTGGGGCACGACCGTGGCCGCCGCGGTCGCCGCGTACCGGTTGCCCGCCGGGCGCACCTTCGGAGTGGACCCGCTGCCTCCGGCCGGCCGCCGCCGGGTACTCGCCGTGACGGCGGCGGCGGACCCGGCTGCCGCTCGGGACGCCCGCGCGGTGCTGGCGCGGGCATCGGAGGACGACGGCGAGCCGTACGCGGTGTCGGTGGTACGGGACACCGCTGGTTCCGTCGCGCAGCGGCTGCTGGCCTCGATCGTGTCCGTCGCCGCGTCGATCGCCGAACGCTCCCTCGCCACCCCGGCCGACATCGATCTGGCCGTCACGACCGGGCTCGGCTATCCGGTGGGGCCGCTGGCCTGGGGCGACCGGATCGGCGCGGACCGGATGCTGGAACTGCACCGGGCGCTGCACACGACGACCGGCGACCCACGCCACCGCCCGGCCCGCTGGATCACCGAGCGCGCCCAGCTGGGCCTGGCGCTGACGGACCCGGGGACTTCCCCCGGCGACTGCCTGGGCTGA
- a CDS encoding acetyl-CoA C-acetyltransferase: MPDQQPDIVICEPLRTPIGRFGGAFAQQTPAALAARVIAEIVARTGIDPAKVDEVILGHAYPSSDAPAIGRVAALDAGLPESVTGSQIDRRCGSGLQAVLDAAMQIRTGFSDVVIAGGVDVMSAAPYYTHDGRWGIKGPGLQLHDSLARGRVTAGGVNHPVPGGMIETAENLRRDYAVSRADQDALALRSQQRAARAAADGRYDAETVPVTVRTRKGETTVTADEHPRPDTTAEQLAALRPIMLKSDPDATVTAGNASGQNDAAAACLVTSATTAERLGLTPLVRLVSFARAGVPAATMGIGPVPATRAALARAGLGLADLDLIELNEAFAAQVLACTRELGLGDTDHEQRINVNGSGISLGHPVGATGARILATLTREMHRREVRYGLETMCIGGGQGLAAIFERIAA, encoded by the coding sequence GTGCCCGACCAGCAGCCCGACATCGTCATCTGTGAACCGCTGCGCACCCCCATAGGCCGCTTCGGCGGGGCCTTCGCCCAGCAGACACCGGCCGCGCTCGCCGCACGTGTGATCGCCGAGATCGTCGCCCGTACCGGCATCGACCCGGCGAAGGTCGACGAAGTGATCCTCGGCCACGCCTACCCGTCCTCCGACGCCCCGGCCATCGGCCGGGTCGCCGCACTCGACGCCGGACTCCCCGAGTCCGTGACCGGCTCCCAGATCGACCGCCGCTGCGGCTCGGGCCTGCAGGCCGTCCTCGACGCGGCGATGCAGATCCGGACGGGCTTCAGTGACGTCGTGATCGCGGGCGGTGTCGACGTGATGAGCGCCGCCCCCTACTACACGCACGACGGCCGCTGGGGCATCAAGGGACCCGGCCTCCAGCTGCACGACTCCCTGGCCCGCGGCCGGGTCACGGCGGGCGGCGTCAACCATCCGGTCCCCGGCGGCATGATCGAGACCGCGGAGAACCTGCGGCGGGACTACGCCGTCAGCCGCGCCGACCAGGACGCGCTCGCCCTGCGCTCGCAGCAGCGTGCCGCCCGCGCCGCGGCCGACGGGCGCTACGACGCGGAGACCGTCCCCGTCACCGTACGCACCCGCAAGGGCGAGACGACCGTCACCGCCGACGAGCACCCGCGCCCCGACACCACCGCCGAACAACTCGCCGCGCTGCGTCCGATCATGCTGAAGTCCGACCCGGACGCCACCGTCACCGCGGGCAACGCCAGCGGACAGAACGACGCGGCAGCCGCCTGCCTGGTGACGAGCGCGACGACCGCCGAACGCCTCGGCCTGACCCCGCTGGTACGCCTGGTCTCCTTCGCCCGCGCCGGAGTTCCGGCCGCGACCATGGGGATCGGCCCCGTCCCGGCCACCCGTGCGGCACTCGCCCGCGCCGGACTGGGTCTCGCCGACCTCGACCTGATCGAGCTCAACGAGGCATTCGCCGCCCAGGTCCTGGCCTGCACCCGCGAGCTGGGTCTCGGCGACACCGACCACGAGCAGCGGATCAACGTCAACGGCTCCGGTATCTCCCTCGGCCACCCGGTCGGCGCCACCGGCGCCCGCATCCTGGCCACGCTGACCCGGGAGATGCACCGTCGCGAGGTGCGCTACGGCCTGGAGACCATGTGCATCGGTGGCGGCCAGGGTCTCGCCGCGATCTTCGAACGCATAGCGGCCTGA
- a CDS encoding CoA-transferase subunit beta: MTTVTSSELLSVVASRELVARRTVFAGIGLPTLATELAHLTVAPDIEVVYESGVCGAHPSHLPETIADAVLITGAEAVLSMPALFGCVLQGGHIDVGFLGAAQIDRHGNLNTSVIGEWDSPTVRLPGSGGGVEVMANSREVFVVMRRHTPRSFTAALDFCTTPGPDRALAEGIRPLGVGVTRVITELGILARAGIGEELRLVAVQPGVTVEQVRAATGWDLSVADTVETVPPPTAEELRLLREDVDPGRVYLR; the protein is encoded by the coding sequence ATGACCACCGTGACCTCGTCGGAGCTGCTCTCCGTCGTCGCCTCGCGCGAACTGGTCGCGCGCCGCACCGTGTTCGCCGGCATCGGCCTGCCGACGCTCGCCACTGAGCTGGCCCATCTGACGGTCGCCCCGGACATCGAGGTCGTGTACGAGTCCGGGGTCTGCGGCGCGCACCCCTCCCATCTGCCGGAGACCATCGCCGACGCCGTCCTCATCACGGGCGCCGAGGCGGTCCTCTCCATGCCGGCGCTGTTCGGCTGTGTACTGCAGGGTGGTCATATCGACGTCGGGTTCCTGGGGGCCGCGCAGATCGACCGCCACGGCAATCTCAACACGTCCGTGATCGGCGAATGGGACAGCCCGACGGTCCGGCTGCCCGGCTCGGGCGGCGGCGTCGAGGTGATGGCCAACTCCCGCGAGGTCTTCGTGGTGATGCGCCGTCACACCCCGCGCTCCTTCACCGCGGCCCTCGACTTCTGCACCACGCCCGGACCCGACCGGGCGCTCGCCGAGGGCATCCGGCCGCTGGGCGTCGGCGTCACCCGGGTCATCACCGAACTGGGCATCCTGGCCCGCGCGGGCATCGGCGAGGAGCTGCGGCTGGTCGCCGTCCAGCCGGGTGTCACGGTCGAGCAGGTACGGGCGGCCACGGGCTGGGACCTGTCGGTCGCCGACACGGTGGAGACCGTGCCGCCGCCCACCGCCGAGGAGCTGCGGCTGCTGCGCGAGGACGTCGACCCCGGACGCGTCTATCTTCGCTGA
- a CDS encoding GAF domain-containing protein — protein METSPVEVTRLAALGSDRATRLLHKAREARLAGDRLPVAPRAEIGASWDRVLRSGVDPEQSTQSVLLETDEIEHRRRSSALGEVMPLLSEGLVSIADSAQQIMVVTDTEGRVLWRQGNPGVLRRADGICLEEGASWAEAITGTNAIGTALASRAPVQVHSSEHFVRSLHSWTCAATPVRDPRDGRLIGIVDISGPATTFHPMTLALVGSVARLAENEIRTRHLVAVDRLRSVAAPLLARLGGRALAVDPHGWLAAVTGMPPVDRLPLPKSLQAGRVWLPSLGMCRVESLAGGWLVQVTDEPSDAPPRRVVLDLSRPPGLTVTVTGPVGSSTQRLSPRHAELLYALALHPEGRTASELAEDIFGDATRTVTVRAEISRLRRHLAEVLAHRPYRFGEGVAVEVVHPEHPGDLLPRSMAPVVVRARTTA, from the coding sequence GTGGAGACAAGTCCGGTCGAGGTGACACGGCTGGCCGCCCTGGGTTCGGACCGGGCCACGCGCTTACTCCACAAGGCCCGGGAGGCGAGGCTCGCCGGCGACCGACTGCCCGTCGCACCACGGGCCGAGATCGGTGCCTCCTGGGATCGGGTGCTGCGCAGCGGCGTCGACCCCGAGCAGTCCACCCAGAGCGTGCTGCTGGAGACGGACGAGATCGAGCACCGGCGCCGCAGTTCCGCGCTGGGTGAGGTGATGCCACTGCTCAGCGAAGGTCTGGTCTCCATCGCCGACAGCGCGCAGCAGATCATGGTCGTCACCGATACCGAGGGCCGGGTGCTGTGGCGGCAGGGCAACCCGGGGGTGCTGCGCCGGGCCGACGGCATCTGTCTGGAGGAGGGTGCGTCCTGGGCCGAGGCGATCACGGGCACGAACGCGATCGGTACGGCGCTCGCCTCGCGCGCGCCGGTCCAGGTCCACTCGTCGGAGCATTTCGTCCGCAGTCTGCACTCCTGGACGTGTGCGGCGACCCCGGTCCGTGATCCGCGCGACGGCCGGCTGATCGGCATCGTCGACATCAGCGGCCCCGCGACCACGTTCCATCCGATGACGCTGGCCCTGGTCGGTTCGGTGGCCCGTCTCGCCGAGAACGAGATCCGGACCCGGCATCTGGTCGCGGTCGACCGGCTGCGTTCGGTCGCAGCCCCGCTCCTCGCCCGGCTGGGCGGCCGGGCGCTGGCCGTGGACCCGCACGGCTGGCTGGCCGCCGTCACCGGAATGCCGCCGGTCGACCGGCTGCCGTTGCCGAAGTCGCTGCAGGCCGGCCGGGTGTGGCTGCCGTCGCTCGGTATGTGCCGGGTGGAGTCGCTGGCCGGCGGGTGGCTGGTGCAGGTGACGGACGAGCCGTCGGATGCGCCGCCGCGCCGGGTGGTCCTCGATCTGAGCCGGCCGCCCGGGCTCACGGTCACGGTGACGGGCCCCGTCGGCTCGTCGACCCAGCGGCTCTCGCCGCGCCATGCCGAGCTGCTGTACGCGCTGGCGCTGCACCCCGAGGGGCGTACGGCGTCGGAGCTGGCGGAGGACATCTTCGGCGATGCGACCCGGACGGTGACGGTGCGGGCGGAGATCTCACGGCTGCGACGCCATCTGGCCGAGGTGCTGGCGCACCGGCCGTACCGCTTCGGTGAGGGCGTCGCGGTGGAGGTGGTCCATCCGGAACATCCGGGCGATCTGCTGCCGCGCTCGATGGCGCCGGTGGTGGTCAGGGCCCGTACGACGGCGTGA
- a CDS encoding acyl-CoA dehydrogenase family protein has protein sequence MAATTHTVSNQVPPLVDYDVFAADRALTEAVERHLAPELLAGARDELGELGRSAGSAQVQRWGAQANEHPPKLRTHDRYGHRIDEVEFHPAWHRLLGHAVTAGLTDAWGRPGGHVRRAAGFLVWTQPEGGQGCPLSMTHAAVPALRTDPVLAAEWEPRLTSWVYDEGLRPPAQKAGVLFGMGMTEKQGGSDVRANTTRAEPLSADGEYLLTGHKWFCSAPMSDGFLVLAQAPGGLTCFLLPRVLPDGTRNAFAIQRLKDKLGNRSNASSEVEFDGTWARRVGDEGRGVRTIIEMVAATRLDCVLGSAALMRQAVAQAIHHCTYRSAFGGVLIEKPLMRNVLADLALESEAATVLALRLAAAYDADTETERAFLRIAVPTAKYWVTKRCTPLAGEALECLGGNGYVEESGMPRLLREAPLNSIWEGSGNVQALDVLRALQREPQALNAFLQEVGRARGADHRLDGAIKDLLTELADLNGIEARARRLVERMALVLQGSLLVRWAPPEVADAFCASRLGGDWGSAFGTLPHSLDLASIVERARPVAP, from the coding sequence ATGGCAGCCACCACCCACACAGTGTCCAACCAGGTCCCGCCCCTGGTCGACTACGACGTCTTCGCCGCCGACCGCGCGCTGACCGAGGCCGTCGAGCGGCACCTCGCACCCGAGCTTCTCGCCGGCGCACGCGACGAGCTCGGCGAGCTGGGCCGGTCCGCCGGTTCCGCACAGGTCCAGCGGTGGGGTGCACAGGCGAACGAGCACCCGCCGAAACTGCGTACCCATGACCGCTACGGGCACCGCATCGACGAAGTGGAGTTCCATCCGGCCTGGCACCGGCTGCTGGGACACGCGGTCACCGCCGGGCTGACCGATGCCTGGGGCCGACCGGGCGGTCACGTGCGGCGCGCGGCCGGGTTCCTGGTGTGGACCCAGCCCGAGGGCGGGCAAGGCTGTCCGCTGTCGATGACGCATGCGGCGGTGCCCGCGCTGCGGACGGATCCGGTGCTGGCCGCCGAGTGGGAGCCGCGCCTGACGTCGTGGGTGTACGACGAGGGGCTGCGGCCTCCCGCGCAGAAGGCCGGCGTGCTCTTCGGAATGGGCATGACGGAGAAGCAGGGCGGCTCCGACGTGCGGGCCAACACGACGCGGGCGGAGCCGCTGTCGGCCGACGGCGAGTATCTGCTGACCGGGCACAAGTGGTTCTGTTCGGCGCCGATGTCCGACGGCTTCCTGGTGCTGGCGCAGGCGCCCGGCGGGCTGACGTGCTTCCTGCTGCCGCGGGTGCTGCCGGACGGCACACGCAACGCGTTCGCGATCCAGCGCCTCAAGGACAAACTGGGCAACCGGTCCAACGCGTCGAGCGAGGTCGAGTTCGACGGGACGTGGGCGCGCCGGGTCGGTGACGAGGGGCGCGGGGTGCGCACCATCATCGAGATGGTCGCCGCGACCCGGCTGGACTGTGTGCTCGGCTCGGCGGCGCTGATGCGGCAGGCGGTGGCGCAGGCCATCCACCACTGCACGTACCGCAGCGCGTTCGGCGGGGTGCTGATCGAGAAACCGCTGATGCGCAACGTGCTGGCCGATCTGGCGCTGGAGTCGGAGGCGGCGACGGTGCTGGCGCTGCGGCTGGCCGCCGCGTACGACGCCGACACGGAGACGGAGCGGGCCTTCCTGCGGATCGCGGTGCCGACGGCGAAGTACTGGGTGACGAAGCGGTGCACACCGCTGGCCGGCGAGGCACTGGAGTGTCTGGGCGGCAATGGTTACGTCGAGGAGTCCGGCATGCCACGACTGCTGCGCGAGGCGCCGCTCAACTCGATCTGGGAGGGCTCGGGGAACGTACAGGCGCTGGACGTGCTGCGGGCGCTGCAACGCGAGCCGCAGGCGCTGAACGCGTTCCTGCAGGAGGTCGGCAGGGCGCGCGGCGCGGATCACCGGCTGGACGGGGCGATCAAGGACCTGCTGACCGAGCTGGCCGATCTCAACGGGATCGAGGCGCGGGCCCGGCGGCTCGTCGAGCGGATGGCGCTGGTGCTGCAGGGTTCGCTGCTGGTGCGCTGGGCGCCGCCGGAGGTGGCCGACGCGTTCTGCGCGTCACGGCTGGGCGGGGACTGGGGTTCGGCATTCGGGACGCTGCCGCACAGTCTGGACCTGGCCTCGATCGTGGAGCGGGCCCGGCCCGTCGCGCCCTGA
- a CDS encoding CoA transferase subunit A yields the protein MREAIASFVHDGDTVCLEGFTHLIPTAAGHEIIRQGRRDLTVVRMTADIVVDQMIAAGCVSRLVSSFVGNSSAGSLGELRRRVETGDPAPLVFEEYSHYGMICRYLAGSQRLPFYPLRSYGGSDLPSVNSDLRKVTSPYPGPDGEPEQIYVVPPVNPDVTIIHAQRADRRGNTQIWGLTGIQAEAVYAADKAIVVVEEVVDDEVIRSDPNRTLVPAHAVDAVVACPRGAHPSFAQGYYDRDNAFYRAWSQISKDPQRLQEWLDEWVRGTADHAEYVDRLGDEFWAGLAVGEALSEPVNYGRRL from the coding sequence ATGAGGGAGGCCATCGCCTCCTTCGTCCACGACGGCGACACCGTCTGCCTCGAAGGTTTCACGCATCTCATCCCGACCGCCGCGGGCCACGAGATCATCCGCCAGGGCCGTCGCGACCTCACCGTCGTCCGGATGACCGCCGACATCGTCGTCGACCAGATGATCGCCGCGGGGTGTGTCTCACGGCTGGTCTCCTCCTTCGTCGGCAACTCCTCGGCCGGTTCGCTCGGCGAGCTGCGGCGGCGCGTCGAGACCGGCGATCCCGCGCCGCTCGTCTTCGAGGAGTACAGCCACTACGGCATGATCTGCCGCTATCTCGCCGGCTCCCAGCGGCTGCCGTTCTATCCGCTGCGCTCGTACGGCGGCAGCGATCTGCCGTCCGTCAACAGCGATCTGCGGAAAGTCACTTCGCCCTATCCGGGCCCGGACGGCGAACCCGAGCAGATCTATGTGGTGCCGCCCGTGAACCCGGATGTCACGATCATCCACGCACAGCGGGCGGACCGCCGCGGCAACACCCAGATATGGGGCCTGACCGGCATCCAGGCGGAGGCCGTGTACGCGGCGGACAAGGCGATCGTCGTCGTGGAGGAGGTGGTCGACGACGAGGTGATCCGCTCGGACCCGAACCGTACGCTCGTGCCGGCCCATGCGGTCGACGCCGTCGTCGCCTGCCCACGCGGCGCGCACCCCTCGTTCGCGCAGGGGTACTACGACCGGGACAACGCCTTCTACCGGGCCTGGTCGCAGATCAGCAAGGATCCGCAGCGGCTGCAGGAGTGGCTGGACGAGTGGGTACGCGGGACGGCCGACCACGCCGAGTACGTCGACAGGCTCGGCGACGAGTTCTGGGCGGGCCTGGCGGTCGGCGAAGCGCTCAGTGAACCGGTGAACTACGGGCGGCGACTGTGA
- a CDS encoding YihY/virulence factor BrkB family protein: protein MQAANETPERPSGRLHRARVLYRNVSKRQMVWQLLKDTVNSCMEYRILGLAAEAAFFTLLSLPPLLLGLIGLLGYVDEWTNTTTVASIERNILNAAQTVLSERGVNDFAKPLLADVTTGARPDVISIGFAIALWSGSRAVNVFIDTITVMYGLDGHRGIVKTRLLSFLLYIVALLLGAVVLPLLVVGPDRVVEFIPWGTEVISVFYWPLVILLSVAFLTTLYHVSVPVRSPWIEDVPGALVAFVMWVVGSFLLRIYLTSTVEGPTIYGSLAAPIAVLLWIGISAFAVLVGAAVNAAIDRVWPSLATAAARAANDRARAVQAAELLARAQAENAEADWDDIDEGDTPYMPSEFPERWSRFLPPDDVRSRLRQPSRDKETTKHTSKDAEREGKGTPKSRP, encoded by the coding sequence GTGCAGGCAGCAAATGAAACACCCGAGCGGCCATCGGGGCGGCTCCACCGGGCCCGAGTCCTCTACCGCAACGTATCCAAGCGGCAGATGGTCTGGCAGTTGCTCAAGGACACCGTCAATTCGTGCATGGAGTACCGCATTCTGGGACTCGCCGCCGAGGCGGCGTTCTTCACCCTGCTGTCGCTTCCGCCGCTGCTCCTCGGACTGATCGGACTGCTCGGTTACGTCGACGAGTGGACGAACACCACCACGGTCGCGTCCATCGAGCGCAACATCCTCAACGCGGCGCAGACGGTCCTGTCCGAGCGGGGTGTCAACGACTTCGCCAAACCGCTCCTGGCGGACGTCACGACCGGCGCCCGCCCCGATGTCATCTCCATCGGCTTCGCGATCGCGCTCTGGTCGGGATCCCGCGCGGTGAACGTCTTCATCGACACGATCACCGTGATGTACGGCCTCGACGGCCATCGCGGCATCGTCAAGACACGGCTGCTCTCCTTCCTGCTGTACATCGTGGCACTGCTGCTCGGCGCGGTCGTGCTGCCGCTGCTCGTGGTCGGCCCCGACCGGGTCGTGGAGTTCATCCCGTGGGGCACGGAGGTCATAAGCGTCTTCTACTGGCCCCTGGTGATCCTTCTGTCGGTCGCGTTCCTGACGACGCTGTACCACGTGTCCGTGCCGGTCCGCTCGCCGTGGATCGAGGACGTGCCGGGTGCGCTCGTGGCGTTCGTGATGTGGGTGGTCGGGAGCTTCCTGCTGCGGATCTATCTGACCAGTACGGTCGAGGGGCCGACGATCTACGGCTCGCTCGCCGCCCCGATCGCCGTGTTGCTGTGGATCGGCATCTCCGCGTTCGCGGTGCTGGTGGGGGCGGCGGTCAACGCCGCCATCGACCGGGTGTGGCCCTCGCTGGCGACGGCGGCGGCGCGTGCGGCCAACGACCGGGCACGGGCCGTCCAGGCCGCGGAGCTCCTGGCGCGGGCGCAGGCGGAGAACGCCGAGGCGGACTGGGACGACATCGACGAAGGCGACACCCCCTATATGCCGTCCGAGTTCCCTGAGCGGTGGTCGAGGTTCCTGCCGCCGGACGATGTGAGGTCCAGGCTGCGGCAGCCCAGCCGCGACAAGGAGACGACGAAGCACACGTCCAAGGATGCGGAGCGGGAGGGGAAGGGGACCCCGAAGTCGCGGCCGTAG
- a CDS encoding LysR family transcriptional regulator, which translates to MELRHLSAFIAVAEELHFGRAAKRLQMAQPPLSQQIRQLEKELGVQLFERNTRSVRLTSAGESFLQPVRTVLDDLDTAVRAAKAAGRGEYGRVTIGFAGASSHETLPLLTRAVRAAHPALELVMKGQTYADVALAGVADGSLDLGFVRLPVTRPGVQYRVIDEEELVCALPSDHPLARLEQVPLEVLAQAPFVSFPANTGSTVRDATVGACEAAGFDPRVVQEAPDSYTILALVAAGVGVTLTVTSCQHIQQNGLVYRPLAGPPIRLQAALAWRTDNPSAALRAVLAVAESALPTPVGH; encoded by the coding sequence ATGGAGCTGCGTCATCTGTCCGCGTTCATCGCAGTGGCCGAGGAGCTGCACTTCGGCCGGGCCGCCAAGCGCCTGCAGATGGCCCAGCCGCCCCTGAGCCAGCAGATCAGGCAGCTCGAGAAGGAGCTCGGCGTCCAGCTCTTCGAGCGCAACACCCGATCGGTGCGGCTCACCAGCGCGGGGGAGTCGTTCCTCCAGCCGGTGCGGACCGTGCTCGACGATCTCGACACGGCGGTACGGGCCGCCAAGGCGGCCGGCCGCGGCGAGTACGGGCGGGTCACCATCGGCTTCGCCGGCGCCTCGAGCCACGAGACGCTGCCCCTGCTGACCAGGGCGGTGCGTGCCGCCCATCCCGCCCTGGAGCTGGTCATGAAGGGCCAGACGTACGCGGATGTCGCCCTCGCCGGAGTGGCGGACGGCTCGCTCGACCTCGGATTCGTCCGGCTGCCCGTGACCCGGCCGGGCGTGCAGTACCGGGTGATCGACGAGGAGGAGCTGGTCTGTGCCCTGCCCTCCGACCACCCGCTCGCCAGGCTGGAGCAGGTCCCGCTCGAGGTGCTCGCGCAGGCACCCTTCGTCTCCTTCCCCGCCAACACCGGCTCGACCGTGCGGGACGCGACCGTCGGGGCGTGCGAGGCGGCCGGATTCGACCCGCGCGTGGTGCAGGAGGCTCCCGACTCGTACACCATCCTGGCCCTGGTCGCCGCGGGCGTCGGCGTGACGCTCACCGTCACCTCCTGCCAGCACATCCAGCAGAACGGACTGGTCTACCGACCGCTCGCCGGGCCGCCGATCCGGCTTCAGGCGGCGCTGGCCTGGCGGACCGACAACCCGTCCGCCGCCCTGCGCGCGGTACTCGCTGTCGCGGAGAGCGCGCTGCCGACCCCTGTCGGTCATTGA